A stretch of the Nicotiana tabacum cultivar K326 chromosome 6, ASM71507v2, whole genome shotgun sequence genome encodes the following:
- the LOC107818319 gene encoding uncharacterized protein LOC107818319 produces MKRGSSAEDSKSSPKNQIEFEEEEEEEEEKEDDLETEENSKLPEGTRTSSSNSTVEENGKKSTNSGGVRQYVRSKTPRLRWTPELHLRFIHAVERLGGQDRATPKLVLQLMNIKGLSIAHVKSHLQMYRSKKTDDPNQISTDGRFLIENGDHHIFNLSQLPRLQGTFNQTSSSSLRYEDSLWNRQANSSMYNPYNINIGGASRINTRHGFSSHINNGHSQGQLFPWNKTLQIEKKPQHFHNQRFWSTQIGTSSTKQNLLMTLPIDRDRDRGRDQEIMKTQMRTNNSLSLRGKGWTTEAGTITTSAPSKRKIQDLEVNLDLNLSLKITREDDDDHKKRLKAEEVGNLLSLSLFSSSATSMDDKENNGGEKNTRMTSTQI; encoded by the exons ATGAAACGAGGAAGTAGTGCAGAAGATTCCAAGTCAAGCCCCAAAAACCaaattgaatttgaagaagaagaggaggaggaagaggagaaGGAAGACGATCTCGAGACAGAAGAAAATAGCAAATTACCTGAAGGTACAAGAACGAGCTCTAGTAACAGCACCGTAGAAGAGAATGGGAAAAAGTCGACCAATTCAGGAGGTGTACGGCAGTATGTACGTTCGAAAACGCCGAGACTACGGTGGACACCTGAGCTCCATCTTCGCTTTATTCATGCTGTTGAAAGATTAGGAGGGCAAGACA gaGCCACACCAAAATTGGTTCTTCAATTAATGAACATTAAAGGACTCAGCATAGCTCATGTCAAGAGCCATCTTCAG ATGTACAGAAGCAAGAAGACTGATGACCCCAatcaaa TTTCTACGGATGGAAGATTCCTGATTGAAAACGGAGATCATCATATTTTCAATCTAAGTCAACTTCCTAGGCTGCAAGGGACATTTAACCAAACTTCTAGTTCAAGCTTAAG ATACGAGGATTCTTTATGGAATCGTCAAGCAAATTCTTCTATGTACAATCCTTATAACATCAACATTGGGGGTGCCTCACGTATAAATACTAGACATGGTTTTTCAAGCCATATCAATAATGGCCACTCACAAGGACAACTATTTCCATGGAATAAAACCCTTCAAATTGAGAAAAAGCCTCAACACTTTCACAATCAAAGATTTTGGAGTACTCAAATTGGTACAAGCTCTACAAAACAAAATCTCCTAATGACATTACCAATAGATAgggatagagatagagggagagaTCAAGAAATTATGAAGACACAAATGCGAACTAATAATTCTCTTTCCTTGAGGGGAAAAGGGTGGACGACTGAAGcaggaacaataacaacaagcGCACCCAGTAAAAGAAAGATTCAAGATTTAGAAGTCAATCTTGACTTGAACCTTTCACTGAAAATAACAAGAGAGGATGATGATGATCATAAGAAAAGATTGAAAGCTGAAGAAGTTGGGaatcttctttctctttctttattctcctcctcAGCTACTTCAATGGATGATAAGGAAAATAATGGTGGCGAAAAGAATACAAGAATGACAAGTACCCAGATCTGA
- the LOC142181953 gene encoding uncharacterized protein LOC142181953 yields MYRPPRFNGQYCGWWKIRMHDFIMAKDSELRDVICDGPFVPMKTGGEGTITVPKTRKEYNDADTKAIEKNFRANKILVCGIGPDEYNRFSACQSAKDIWEALQTAHEGTTQVKQYKIDILTTEYELFEMKEDEYIQDMHIRFTSIINVLHSLGEVFPRNELVQKILSVLPDSWESKVNEH; encoded by the coding sequence atgtacagaccaccaagattcaaCGGCCAATACTGTGGTTGGTGGAAAATAAGAATGCATGACTTCATTATGGCTAAGGACTCAGAGCTGCGGGATGTAATCTGTGATGGACCTTTTGTTCCCATGAAAACTGGTGGTGAGGGAACAATTACAGTcccaaaaacaagaaaagagtacAACGATGCTGAtacaaaggctattgagaagaatTTTAGGGCAAATAAGATTCTTGTTTGTGGCATCGGACCAGATGAGTACAACCGCTTCTCAGCTTGTCAGTCTGCTAAGGACATTTGGGAAGCTCTTCAAACTGCCCATGAGGGAACTACTCAGGTTAAGCAGTACAAAATTGATATTCTTACTACTGAGTATGAGCTTTTTGAGATGAAGGAGGATGAGTATATTCAAGATATGCACATACGTTTCACCTCCATTATCAATGTGCTTCACTCCCTTGGtgaagtcttcccaagaaacgaGCTGGTCCAAAAAATACTCAGTGTTTTACCAGATTCTTGGGAAAGTAAAGTAAATGAGCACTGA